The sequence CTCCTACAATTTGATAAATGAATTAAATTTTCAATCGTTAAAGAGGCTCATTGACCCACCTTGCGAGGGTCAGGCTCTGCACCTGGGCGAGCACGTGGAAATCGCACTAATGGAATCGCCCAGCAGCTGTCGTTTGGACATTCTTCAGCGAGCATAGCCCATCCCTTGAGCATTCGGTTTCCGATTTCAGTGGACGCGCGGTCCGATTGTGCTCGGCGACGAAGGGTTTCTTCGGAAGGAGGTGGCAACACGAAATCGTCAGAGCCTGGAGGACTGATATCGGTCGCTGGTGTTGAGTCCCTAGAGTACATGTTTCTACCGGCGGTACTAGAGGATGAAGACATTACAAAACTCTCCAAGTCACGTCTCAAAGTTGAGGTCAAATGCAAGGTGAGTGAATAAACGAAGGCCGCCCTGCTTAGTCATATACCATCAAGCGGGAAAAATCGGATTGGTATCTGAGAATTGTCGTGTAACCAGCTCGACACAACGATCTTACGGGGTTAGAACACTCTTATCGAGGAACTGAGTTTATTGAATGCTAGGTACAGCCAGTATCTGGTATGATATTCGTCCAACAAGGTGTATCCTGGGCACGCATAATCAGGCACCCTTGTTCTTCGATCTTAATAGCAAACCACCAAATGAGTATTGTGTAAGTTATAGATGCGTTGTTTATTGCTTACACTTGGTAGTAGGTAGCAATGAAGGGAATGGCGAAGCCGGTGCCCAGGAACGCAGTGACCTTGAAAGCAAATGCGGCCTTGTTCTGATAGGAGAACGGAGTGTTCTACGCACGTTGTCAGTTCATGAAGCGTCATAAGGGTACCCGTTTCTTGAACCTACATTGTTAAGCGTATTTTCTGGACAGATGAATGAACTCAGACTTGTTCACTTAGATTGGGTATGGGTAATCTGACCCACCAAAGTGCACAGAACGGCGTCCGATGTTCTGACGAAGCGCCAATGTTTGGCGAGCGGCCGAGCGAGCGAGCAAAGACATTTCGGTAAAGGAACAAGGTCAAGCGACGGTGACAGTCAAATGGGGAGAGGGGTGATCTTTGGGAAAGTCAGCGTAGTTTAGGCGCCAATGCCACGTGACTCGCGCCCCCACTGGCCAATCCTCGAACTTCCAATCTTCAGCTACATCTAGCGCCGATCTACCTTGTTTCGAGTCTCTGTAACGGAGACATACATCCCTGATTAATTTCAGTCGCAACTTTTGCGCGATATAACTCTGCGTGAAGGAAGCTCCATACATTTGCGTCAGTGGACCAAGTGTAAATAGCTCGCTCTCAGCAAGTCGGGCCAATCTATATTCAAGTGCTCAGTGTGCAGTAGGTAGCATTATAATAAACGTAACATTCATCTCAGATTTCATCTTACCAGGGGGTTTTGCTGAATTGATCTAAGCATGCAGCACGGGGAGGACGAACAACCGAACGAGGCTGTTCGTGGGCGTCACAAGCGTATCCTCCCATTTGTTAGGGATACATCACGTATTCAAGGCCAGAGAAAGCATCAGCTTCCCTCTGTCTTCCCTATCTCCGGCGAATCTTCTCGCGGACATGGGCGCGGGCATGGACGGGGTCGAGGCTTGGGTCGAGGCCAGGGTAAACGCAGGGGTAGGGGTGGAGGTCTTTCTCATCCCCCTCCCGAGTTGTCTCGATACAGCGAGGCTAACTCGCGCCCTGGTCCAGACGAATTTCGGCAGCATACTAATGAGCCTATTACTTCCGGGCTCTTCGCTCCAAGTGCAAGCTTCGGAGCACTGGCTAGCTCAAGCTCGGGTCACTCGCTCCTTGATCGATCTCTTTCCAAGGAGATGCAGAGGCTTACTGGAGACCCATCATCTGACCCTCATATAACTGTTGCTCGATCATCAACTCGTACGTTCCAAACTTCGGCGCGACCTCGTAAACGATTCCGTCCTAGAAAGAATGAGGAGCACAATAGGGCTGAGATCAATACTGGTCCTGCGGAGTTCTCTATTGAGCAACAGCCCCCCCGG comes from Rhizoctonia solani chromosome 4, complete sequence and encodes:
- a CDS encoding Cytochrome C oxidase subunit VIIc; amino-acid sequence: MSLLARSAARQTLALRQNIGRRSVHFENTLNNNTPFSYQNKAAFAFKVTAFLGTGFAIPFIATYYQVSKNKGA